CTGGCTACGCCTGGAACGAGAGCGTCGGCTGGATCAAGCTCGGCGCCGACGGCGGCGGCCCCTACGCCAACGACTCGGCGACCGACTGGGGCGTCAACCGCTCCGGCACCGCGCTCTCCGGCTACGCCTGGAGCGAGGCGGCCGGCTGGATCCACTTCGCCCCCTCAGGGGGCGGGGTGACCGTCGATGCCGGCGGCGGCTTCGACGGCTGGGCCTGGAGCGACGGCATCGGCTGGATCCACTTCGCGAGCCCCGAGGCGGCCCCGATCGCCTACGCGCTGGCCTACGAAAACGGGGCGCCGACCGTCGCCGACATCGCCGACCTGCAGATCGCCGAGGACGGCACCACCGGGGCGATCCCCTTCACCGTCGGCGACCTGGAAACCGCCGCAGGAACCCTGATCGTGACCGCCGCCTCCAACAACACGGCCCTGGTGCCGAGCGGCAACATCGTCGTCGGCGGCGGTGGTGCCGACCGTACCCTGACCGTCATCCCGGCAGCGAACAAGCACGGCAACGCGACGGTCACAGTGACCGTCTCCGACGGGACCCGGCAAGCGCAGCACGCCTTCGTCCTCACCGTCACCAGCGTCCCCGACACCTACACCGTGACCCCCTCGGCAGGCGATCATGGCGCCCTCGACCCCGGCACGGCCCAGGGCGTCACCGAGAGCCAGGCCACCAGCTTCACCGTCACCCCCGATACCGGATACCACATCGATACCGTCACCGGCTGCGACGGAACCCTCTCCGGCAGCACCTACACCACCGGCGCGGTCACCGAGAACTGCACCGTCTCGGCAAGCTTCTCCATCGACACCTTCACCGTCACCCCGGCGGCGGCCGAGCACGGGTCCCTCGCCCCCGATACGGCGCAGACGATCGACTACAACGCCACGACAAGCTTCACCGTCACCCCCGAAACCGGCTACCACGTCGTCACGGTCACCGGATGCGGCGGCACCCTCGACGGCAGCACCTACACCACCGGCCCCGTCACCGAGAGCTGCACCGTCGAGGCCTTCTTCGCCCCCGACACCTTCACCGTCACCCCTGAGGCCGGCGCATACGGCCGCATCGTGCCGGGCGGCCCCCAGAGCGTGGACCACGGCCAGAGCGCCAGCTTCACCGTCGCCCCCCACACCGACTACGCCATCGACAGCGTCACCGGCTGCGGCGGAACCCTCGCCGGCAGCACCTACACCACCGCCGCGATCACCGGCGACTGCACGGTGAGTGCCACATTCGCCTACGACACCCTCCGCCCGGTCGACAGCGGCACCGACGTCAACCTGACCCTGCCGAAGGTGAGCGTGACCTTCGACGAGGTCACCGGCGGCGGCGCCGTCACCGCGACCCCCGTCGAGACCCCGGCGGCCCCGGCCAACTTCCGGCTGCCCTCGGGCGCCTCCTACGAGATCGCCACCACGGCGAGCTTCAGCGGGCCGGTCGAGGTCTGCATCGGCTACGACGAGTGGCAGTTGGCCGACCTCGAGCGGGAGCCGAAGCTGCGCCTGTTCCACCGCACCGACGGGGGCTGGACTGACATCACCACCACCGTGGACACGGAGGCCAACATCGTCTGCGGCGAGACGACGAGCTTCTCGCCCTTCTCCATCGCCGAGCCCACCCCCCCGGCCGACCCGACCCGGGTCCCGGTCATGAACGGCTGGTGGCTGCTCGGCGCCCTCGGCGCAGGGCTCGGCCTGCTGCGCCGGCGCAAAGAGTAAAACCCTTTTCAGCCCCTCGCAGCACCGGGCACCGCAAATGCAAAGCCCCGCCCTCCGATTCCGGAGGGCGGGGCTTTTGTTCGTTTTGGGGAGGAGGCGAAGGCTCAGTATTCCAGGGGGCGGCCCAGCGCCCCGGCCAGGTCCTCCAGGGCCAACGGCCGGCTGAAGAGGAACCCCTGGCCGGTGTGGCAGGCGTGGGCACGCAGGAAGGCCAGCTGCTCCTCGGTCTCCACCCCCTCGGCCATGACCTCCAGCTTCATGTTGCGGGCAAGGCCGATGATCGAGGCGGCGATGGCCGCGTCGTTGGCGTCGGTGGTGATGTCGCGCACGAAGGTCCGGTCGATCTTCAAACGGTTGATGGGAAAGAGCTTCAGGTAGGCGAGGGAAGAGTAGCCGGTGCCGAAGTCGTCGATCGCCAGGTAGATCCCCCGGACCTTGATATCGGTCAGGATCAGAATGGCCTCCTGGAAATTCTCCATGATAACGCTCTCGGTGATTTCCAGCTCCAGCCACTGCGGGTCCAGGCCGGTATCCTCGAGAACCCGGTCGATCATCTCGATGAACCCCGCCTGGCGGAACTGGCGCGCGGAGATGTTGACCGCGACCCGGACCGGCGGATACCCCTGCTGCTGAATGGCCTTGACCTGCTCGCAGGCGGTGCGCAGCACCCACTCGCCGATGGGGACGATCAGCCCGGTCTCTTCGGCCAGGGGAATGAAATCCCCGGGGGGCACCAGCCCCTTCTTCGGGTGATGCCAGCGAAGAAGGGCCTCCAGGCCGATCAACTCTCCGCTGGAGAGATTGTACTGGGGCTGGTAGTGAAGGACCAGCTGTTCGTTCTCCAGGGCCTTGCGCAGGCTTCCTTCGAGAAAGAGCTGCTCGTGGGCGCGCTCGTTAATGTCGGAGGTATAGAACTGGTAGGTGTTGCGCCCCTTGTCCTTGCCCCGGTACATGGCCGTATCGGCCTGTTTCATAAGGGTTTCGGCATCTTTTCCGTCCTCGGGATAGAGGCTGATCCCGACCGTTCCCGTTACGAAAAGCTCCAGTTCGTTGATCACGATCGGCTGCGCCATCATGTGCAGGATCTTCTGGGCCAGGGCGGCCACGTAGGTCGACTCCTTGACGTTTTCCAGAACGATGACGAATTCGTCCCCGCCGAGACGGGCGACGGTATCCGAGGCCCGGACCCAGTAGCGTATCCGTTTGCCCACCTCGCACAGAACCCGGTCCCCCAGTTCGTGCCCCAGGGAGTCGTTGATGTTCTTGAAGCGGTCCAGGTCGAGAAAGAGGATCGCGACCCCGGTGCCGTCGCGCTGCACCTTGGCCAGGGCATGCTGCAGGCGGTCGTGGAACAGGAGGCGGTTGGGCAACCCGGTCAGGGCGTCGTGATGGGCCAGGTGGTGGAGGCGCTTCTCCTTCTCGGTGAGGCTGGCCTCGAAAAGGAGGCGGTCGGTGATGTCCCGGGAGGCCTCGATGACCCCCTTGAGGCTTCCGTCCTCGTTCCAGAGGGGCGAAACGGAGAGTTCGAAAATGCGGGATTCGCCGGTGCCGAGGGTGTGCTGGTGGACGACCGTGGTCGGCTTGCCTGTTTCCCTGACCTCCCGCAGGGGGCAGGGGTGATCCTCTCCGGAGCAAGGGGTGTCGCTGTGATGGGATGCCTCGTGGCAGGTCAGCCCGGTGGCGGCGCCGGCGTCCCCGGGCACGAGCTCTTCAGCCGCCCGGTTCATCAAGAGGATTTTGTAGTCGAGGGCGATGACCATGATCGGGTCCACGACGCCGTCGATGATCGTCTGCAAAAAGGCGTTTTCCCTCTCCACGGCCTGCTCGGCGACCTTCACCTCGGTGATGTCGACGGCGATCTCGAGCCGCACCAGACGCCCGTCGGGCCAGCGGATGGCCCGGTCGATGCACCGGTACCATCGTTCGTTGACGGTGTTCCGGAACTCCCAGACGCAGGGGCTGGAGGGTTCCCCGTCCTCCAGGATCAGGTCGTTGGTGCAGAAGGAGCAGGGACCGTCCTGGCCGACCTGCAGGGCCTCGTAGCACTTGCGCCCCTCCCACTCGCCGCAGATGTGGCTCTGGCCGTAATGGTTGAGGTAGAGCATCTCGTGGGTGGCCATGTCGGCGACGTAGACCACGGCATCCATGGCATCGAAAATGGTGCTGATCTGCTCAAACTGGGTGATCAGGGCGCGCTCGGCCCGTTTGCGCTCCTCGATTTCCCTGCGCAGGAGGCGGTTCTTGGAGGCGATCTCCCGGGTTCGGGCCTTGACCTGACGGCGGATGGCGTAGAGGGAAAAAAGGAGCAGGGCCAGGACCCCGAACAGGGCCGCCACGGCCGGCCCCGTCCAGGCGGGCCAAACCGGTCCCACGCCCTGGCTGAGCCAGCGGGACAGGGCCTGGTGATAAACCGAGGTACGATCGGCCTTCATCTGCCCCAGATGCTTGTCGATGGCCGCCGACAGGAGGCCGCCTTGGCCCTTGGGAAAGCCGAAGCGGATCTCGATGGGGCTGACGAGAACGGGGCTGGTTTCGACCCGGTAATCCTTTTCAAAGCGCTGGCCGAAGAAGCGGTTCACCAGGCCGGCGTCGGCCCGGCCGCTCGCGACGTCCTCAAAAACGCCCCGGTAGTCGTCCCGTTCGAGAAAATCGACGGAAATCTCGAATCGCTCGGCCAGGTGCCGCAGTCCGCTCTCCCCGACGAAAAAGACGCTCTCCTTCATCACCGCGACGGTTTTTCCGTCCAGGTCGAGAATGGACCGGATGTCGGCCGAGGGGTTCCTGTAAACCTGCCCCCAGTTGGACAGGACGGTTTCCCCGGAGAAGTCGAAGCGGCCGCGGCGCTCCTCGGTCAGGGCGATAGAGCTGATGACGTCGATCTCGCCGCGAGCGGCCCTCTGCAGGCACTCGTACCAGGTCCCGGGAACGTATTCGAGCTCCCATCCCTCCAGCCGGGCGATCTCCTCCATCAGTTCGGGGAAAATACCCCGGGCCCCGCCCGCCTCGTCGAAGGCGACCATGGGCAGGTTCTGGTACACCCCGACCCTGACTGCCTGAGCCGCATGGGCCGGCAGGGAGAACTGAACGAAGAACACAATGAAGAGGAGGGGCAGCAGTCGCTTCATGACGTACGATCGATGTCGGCTTGGCCGGAGGCTGAGGCTAGGCGGCGAAATGCCCGGGCACCCCCATCAGGTGCAAGACTCGTTCCGTGCGAGAACCCTCTCCCGACGAACCGGATCGCCCCGCCCCCCCTCCGCGGGAGATCCTTCTGGCAGGAGGCACGAGGAGCGAAGAGAACGGGCGCCA
This genomic window from Desulfuromonas sp. contains:
- a CDS encoding EAL domain-containing protein — protein: MKRLLPLLFIVFFVQFSLPAHAAQAVRVGVYQNLPMVAFDEAGGARGIFPELMEEIARLEGWELEYVPGTWYECLQRAARGEIDVISSIALTEERRGRFDFSGETVLSNWGQVYRNPSADIRSILDLDGKTVAVMKESVFFVGESGLRHLAERFEISVDFLERDDYRGVFEDVASGRADAGLVNRFFGQRFEKDYRVETSPVLVSPIEIRFGFPKGQGGLLSAAIDKHLGQMKADRTSVYHQALSRWLSQGVGPVWPAWTGPAVAALFGVLALLLFSLYAIRRQVKARTREIASKNRLLRREIEERKRAERALITQFEQISTIFDAMDAVVYVADMATHEMLYLNHYGQSHICGEWEGRKCYEALQVGQDGPCSFCTNDLILEDGEPSSPCVWEFRNTVNERWYRCIDRAIRWPDGRLVRLEIAVDITEVKVAEQAVERENAFLQTIIDGVVDPIMVIALDYKILLMNRAAEELVPGDAGAATGLTCHEASHHSDTPCSGEDHPCPLREVRETGKPTTVVHQHTLGTGESRIFELSVSPLWNEDGSLKGVIEASRDITDRLLFEASLTEKEKRLHHLAHHDALTGLPNRLLFHDRLQHALAKVQRDGTGVAILFLDLDRFKNINDSLGHELGDRVLCEVGKRIRYWVRASDTVARLGGDEFVIVLENVKESTYVAALAQKILHMMAQPIVINELELFVTGTVGISLYPEDGKDAETLMKQADTAMYRGKDKGRNTYQFYTSDINERAHEQLFLEGSLRKALENEQLVLHYQPQYNLSSGELIGLEALLRWHHPKKGLVPPGDFIPLAEETGLIVPIGEWVLRTACEQVKAIQQQGYPPVRVAVNISARQFRQAGFIEMIDRVLEDTGLDPQWLELEITESVIMENFQEAILILTDIKVRGIYLAIDDFGTGYSSLAYLKLFPINRLKIDRTFVRDITTDANDAAIAASIIGLARNMKLEVMAEGVETEEQLAFLRAHACHTGQGFLFSRPLALEDLAGALGRPLEY